The Bacillus marinisedimentorum genome contains a region encoding:
- a CDS encoding MFS transporter, protein MKNKQWDLLALASIPLVMTLGNSMFIPVLPVMEKKLDISNFQSSLIITVYSITAIILIPIAGYLSDKFGRKKIIIPSLIITAAGGALSAYAAWKMKDPYMMIIAGRFLQGIGASGAFPVVIPTVGDMFSDEEEVSKGLGLIETANTFGKVLSPIVGALLAAVIWFIPFASIPVLSIGAALLVMFLVRPPKEQEKEKKLVFSNFLKSVKTTFKENGRWLGGIFFIGGINMFILFGFLFHLSSVLEDRYKIEGVIKGGVLAVPLLFLCTASFLIGKKIGSNKLLMKWGIFSGNAMAALPLFFIKENSSLLLLLLFLTISGTGIGISLPCLDALLTEGIKKEERGTITSLYSSMRFIGVAAGPPAVAAVIKVLPEMIYPGMGGIGIVGSLTALFFIKPDKSPSQQDSNNALDHLDPVKGLAPKK, encoded by the coding sequence ATGAAAAACAAGCAATGGGACTTACTTGCACTTGCGTCCATCCCCCTCGTCATGACCCTGGGAAATTCCATGTTCATACCGGTCCTCCCTGTCATGGAAAAAAAACTGGATATCAGTAATTTTCAATCAAGTCTGATTATCACTGTATATTCAATAACAGCAATCATCTTGATCCCGATTGCCGGTTATCTGTCCGATAAATTCGGAAGGAAAAAGATCATCATTCCGAGCCTTATTATCACTGCTGCAGGAGGCGCACTGTCCGCTTATGCAGCCTGGAAAATGAAAGATCCGTATATGATGATCATTGCGGGACGTTTCCTGCAGGGGATCGGAGCATCAGGTGCTTTTCCGGTTGTCATTCCCACTGTCGGCGATATGTTCAGCGATGAAGAAGAAGTCAGCAAAGGACTCGGCTTGATTGAAACAGCTAATACGTTCGGAAAAGTGCTTAGCCCCATTGTCGGCGCTCTGCTCGCTGCAGTCATATGGTTCATTCCGTTCGCTTCCATTCCTGTTCTGTCAATAGGAGCAGCACTATTGGTCATGTTCCTCGTCCGCCCGCCAAAAGAACAGGAAAAAGAAAAAAAGCTGGTATTTTCAAACTTTCTTAAATCGGTAAAAACCACATTTAAAGAAAATGGGCGCTGGCTTGGCGGAATCTTCTTCATAGGCGGCATCAATATGTTTATTCTGTTCGGTTTCCTTTTTCATCTTTCTTCGGTTCTTGAAGACAGGTACAAGATTGAAGGGGTAATAAAAGGCGGTGTTCTAGCCGTTCCGCTATTGTTCTTATGCACAGCGTCTTTCTTAATCGGCAAGAAAATCGGGAGCAACAAGCTGCTGATGAAATGGGGCATATTCAGCGGCAATGCCATGGCTGCCCTCCCGCTCTTTTTCATTAAAGAAAACTCAAGTCTGCTTCTCCTTCTTCTGTTCCTGACAATAAGCGGAACAGGTATTGGCATCTCCCTCCCGTGTCTTGACGCCCTGCTTACTGAAGGGATTAAGAAGGAAGAACGCGGAACAATCACCTCCCTCTACAGCAGCATGCGGTTTATCGGTGTCGCTGCCGGGCCTCCTGCAGTTGCGGCGGTTATCAAAGTATTACCTGAGATGATATATCCAGGGATGGGCGGGATTGGCATTGTCGGTTCGTTGACGGCATTGTTTTTCATCAAGCCGGATAAATCACCAAGTCAGCAAGATTCAAACAATGCGCTGGATCATCTGGATCCTGTTAAAGGACTTGCTCCGAAAAAGTGA
- a CDS encoding 2-phosphosulfolactate phosphatase, which translates to MLKLHLLLKKEEIEEEKMKENKVAVVFDVLLATSTIASALEYGAAEVIPVLDGKEAKAEAAGRTAGDFLLVGEYEGVTIEGFLSPNPLSLKDEVPGKSVILSTTNGTIAVKKSAQAGRVYAASLLNSSAVADHLAETSKDETIILVCAGSSGEFNVEDFYGAGYFIDCLLQKDNVELDLTDPALAAHLFYMGNRGNGAQVLKASRVGRMLADYGFETEIDYVAGHSSHNVVPVLEDGMRLVSKKPLKVEGE; encoded by the coding sequence ATGTTGAAGTTACACCTTCTTTTAAAAAAAGAAGAGATCGAGGAAGAAAAAATGAAAGAAAATAAAGTGGCAGTGGTTTTTGATGTTTTGCTTGCAACTTCCACGATTGCATCCGCACTGGAGTACGGTGCAGCAGAAGTGATACCTGTCCTGGACGGAAAAGAAGCAAAAGCAGAGGCAGCCGGCAGGACGGCGGGTGATTTTTTACTCGTCGGTGAATATGAAGGGGTAACAATTGAAGGGTTCTTATCACCTAATCCTCTCTCCTTAAAAGACGAAGTTCCGGGGAAGTCTGTTATCCTTTCTACGACTAACGGGACGATCGCGGTAAAAAAATCTGCACAGGCCGGAAGGGTGTATGCCGCGTCACTTTTGAACAGCAGCGCTGTGGCAGATCACCTGGCGGAGACATCCAAAGATGAAACAATCATATTGGTTTGTGCGGGTTCCTCCGGAGAATTCAACGTCGAGGATTTCTACGGTGCAGGCTATTTTATTGATTGCCTCCTTCAGAAAGATAATGTGGAACTGGATTTAACAGACCCAGCGCTGGCGGCTCATCTGTTTTACATGGGGAACCGGGGGAATGGGGCACAAGTCCTGAAAGCTTCCCGTGTAGGACGCATGCTGGCTGATTACGGGTTCGAAACCGAGATCGATTATGTGGCAGGACACAGTTCACATAATGTTGTGCCTGTGCTTGAAGATGGAATGAGGCTGGTCAGCAAGAAACCATTAAAAGTGGAGGGGGAGTGA